The following proteins are encoded in a genomic region of Enterocloster clostridioformis:
- a CDS encoding ATP-dependent RecD-like DNA helicase yields MSYIGTYDSKIFHNPSNKFCIIVVKTSDTSIPEQARDKRRYKDHMIRFTAVGYELPFTDAVEVELEGEWVDGKYGMQLQVEQWHEIVPKTKEGVLSYLGSGLIKGIGEKTAAEIVAKFGVNTLDILEKQPERLLEIRGITDNKLEDIKASFAESRMLRDIMSLLAPFKLTPKTALKIYQHLGPSCIEVLKKSPFELCRIPGFGFRRVDTIIRKTDNRPHDPMRIKAALHCALDDAKGKQKHLYLEKTELYKETMKLLNERIPLPEMRVRLEEVEKALEGMILGGAVVSMRDQIYHPAVFAQEDEAACRIAKLLVENGSSMVDVSPVIETVKAEQGLCTSEKQELAVQTAFQYNLSIITGSPGTGKTTVLKIILEVYRRIYPDKKIALMAPTGRASRRMAESTGFEDACTLHSGLRLVSEEDEGGRKDEKQMLDADLVIVDEFSMVDMWLASKFFTALKNGAKAVLVGDPDQLPSVGAGNVFKELITCGLIPVTVLDLIFRQAKDSLIAHNAKFIHDGNTKLYYGNDFQLIPCSNQAEAAEAIIERYCQEIEKNGIEHVQILSPFRTDGEASSDQLNAVIREIVNPFQSMEDEVQTGTKKFRVGDRIMQTKNTEKVSNGDLGFIRYIHDTPDGKRIGMDFGKNRELEYKMDDLANLDLAYATTIHKAMGSEYDVVLMPLLKAHYIMLYRNLLYTGITRARKAVILAGKKDVLYMAIHRNEINKRNTLLGERICLYYKAFARNKGIRVPEFLKEKWKAAS; encoded by the coding sequence ATGAGTTATATTGGAACTTATGACAGTAAGATCTTTCACAATCCGTCGAACAAATTCTGTATCATTGTCGTTAAGACCTCAGATACCTCCATCCCGGAACAAGCGCGGGATAAGAGACGTTATAAAGATCATATGATCCGTTTTACTGCTGTTGGCTATGAACTGCCGTTTACCGATGCGGTGGAAGTGGAACTGGAAGGGGAATGGGTAGACGGAAAGTACGGCATGCAGCTCCAGGTGGAGCAGTGGCATGAAATCGTACCAAAGACAAAGGAAGGTGTTCTAAGCTATCTCGGCTCCGGCCTGATTAAAGGAATCGGTGAAAAAACAGCCGCAGAGATTGTGGCAAAATTTGGTGTAAACACACTGGATATTCTGGAAAAACAGCCGGAACGTCTTCTGGAGATAAGGGGAATTACAGATAACAAGCTGGAGGATATTAAGGCATCCTTTGCTGAGAGCAGGATGCTCCGGGATATTATGTCTCTTCTGGCACCTTTTAAGCTGACCCCGAAAACAGCCCTCAAGATTTATCAGCATCTTGGGCCATCTTGTATCGAGGTTTTGAAAAAGAGCCCGTTTGAATTGTGCAGAATACCTGGTTTTGGGTTTCGGCGTGTGGACACGATCATCCGGAAGACAGATAACCGTCCTCATGATCCCATGCGGATCAAAGCAGCTCTTCACTGTGCGCTGGACGATGCGAAAGGCAAGCAGAAACATCTGTATCTGGAAAAAACGGAACTATATAAAGAAACGATGAAACTTTTGAATGAGAGGATCCCTCTTCCGGAAATGCGTGTGCGTCTGGAGGAAGTAGAAAAAGCACTGGAGGGAATGATACTGGGAGGAGCTGTTGTTTCCATGAGAGACCAGATTTATCATCCTGCCGTATTTGCACAGGAGGATGAGGCAGCCTGCAGGATTGCAAAACTTCTGGTAGAAAACGGATCATCCATGGTGGATGTTTCACCAGTAATAGAAACTGTAAAGGCAGAACAGGGGTTATGCACATCCGAAAAACAGGAACTGGCTGTACAAACAGCATTTCAGTATAATCTTTCTATCATCACCGGATCGCCTGGTACAGGAAAGACAACGGTGTTGAAGATTATCCTTGAAGTTTACCGCAGGATATATCCTGATAAAAAAATTGCTCTTATGGCACCTACCGGGCGTGCAAGCCGTCGAATGGCGGAAAGCACCGGATTTGAAGATGCCTGTACGCTTCACAGTGGCCTGAGACTGGTAAGCGAAGAGGACGAAGGAGGCCGTAAAGACGAAAAACAGATGCTGGATGCAGACCTGGTTATTGTGGATGAGTTTTCCATGGTGGATATGTGGCTGGCCAGCAAATTTTTTACAGCACTGAAAAATGGGGCAAAAGCCGTTTTGGTCGGCGATCCGGATCAGCTGCCCAGTGTAGGTGCAGGGAATGTATTCAAAGAACTGATTACCTGCGGACTTATTCCGGTTACGGTACTGGATCTGATATTCCGTCAGGCGAAGGACAGCCTGATTGCTCATAATGCCAAATTTATCCATGATGGAAATACGAAGCTTTATTACGGAAATGATTTTCAGTTAATTCCCTGCAGCAATCAGGCAGAGGCGGCAGAGGCCATTATCGAAAGGTACTGCCAAGAGATAGAGAAAAACGGGATTGAACATGTCCAGATTCTCTCACCTTTCCGTACAGACGGGGAAGCATCTTCAGACCAGCTTAATGCGGTGATCCGGGAGATTGTAAATCCATTTCAGTCTATGGAGGATGAAGTTCAGACAGGAACAAAGAAGTTCCGTGTTGGCGACCGTATCATGCAGACAAAGAATACGGAGAAGGTTTCTAATGGAGATCTGGGATTTATCCGCTATATCCATGATACGCCGGATGGAAAACGGATTGGCATGGACTTTGGAAAAAACCGCGAGCTGGAATACAAAATGGATGACCTGGCAAATCTGGATCTTGCCTATGCGACTACCATCCATAAAGCCATGGGTTCTGAGTATGATGTTGTTTTAATGCCTTTATTGAAGGCGCATTATATCATGCTTTACCGGAATCTACTGTACACCGGAATTACCCGTGCCAGGAAAGCAGTGATCCTGGCAGGGAAGAAGGATGTGCTATATATGGCCATCCATCGGAATGAGATCAATAAGAGAAATACCCTTCTTGGGGAACGCATCTGTCTGTATTATAAGGCTTTTGCGAGGAACAAAGGGATTCGGGTTCCGGAATTTCTGAAAGAAAAATGGAAAGCAGCAAGTTAA